AGAGGACCCCGTTTTCATAGCATCAGAGGCAGGGGGACCCCGTTTTCATAGCGTCAGAGGCAGGGGGACCCTGTTTTCATAGCGTCAGAGGCAGGGGACCCCGTTTTCATAGCATCAGAGGCGGGGGACCCCGTTTTCATAGCGtgagaggcaggaggaccccGTTTTCATAGCGTCAGAGGCAGGAGACACCGTTTTCATAGCGTCAGAGGCAGGGAGACCCCGTTTTCATAGCGTCAGAGGCGGGGGACCCTGTTTTCATAGCATCAGAGTTAGGGGGATGCTGGTTTCACAGCTCGGCCAGTGCCCCCGGTGTGAGCCTGGGCATCCCCCATGCCTGCCACTGGGGAAAGTCCTGTGTAGGGAGTAACCCATTAGCCGTTTGCTTGTGTGGTCCAGCATGGGAATTCCAGCCTGGGGTCTCTCCAGCTTTGCTAACATGAAGTTCGTGTGTTGCACGCCAACCAGGTCGCTGACAAAGTGAAGTGGTTTTTCACCAAGCACTCCATAAACAGACACAAGATGACCACGCTCACGCCCGCGTACCACGCTGAAAACTACAGCCCTGAGGACAACAGGTTTGATCTGCGACCGTTCCTGTACAACACGAGCTGGCCTTGGCAGTTTCGGTGCATAGAAAATCAGGTAAATCCAGCAGAAATGTTTCTCTCTCCATGTTTCGTGTCTGTAGAAGAAACGTGAGGTTATTTCCATGAAGGATTGAAAAACTTTCTTATATACACAGTGACTTTTTACTGTCCTCCTTTCTGCAAAGGGACAAGTAtgtttaaagtgttttttaaatttacttttctcaTGTTGACAAATAAAAGTTCTGTATATTGATGGTGTACAACATGACATTTCGATATGTGTGTCACGGTGGAATGGCTAAGTCAAGCTCTTTCACTGTACATGTGTTACCCCACATGCCTATtatttgtgtgtggtgagagcacttaaaatctactctttcagTAATTTTCCaatattaactacagtcaccatgttgtgcacTGGATCTGTTGAACTTACTTCTTTTGTggcctttgaccaacatctccccaccCAGCAGCCCCTGGTAGCCGCCATCGCACTCTCTGCTTCCACGAGATCACCTTTTTGAGATTCCACAGATGACTCagaccatgcagtatttgtctttctctgcctggcttatttcacttaagatgtTCGTCTAGGTTCATCCGTAttgctgcaaatggcagaatttccttctttccgAAGGCTGCATAGTTCtccactgtgtgtgtgcacatattaGGGACGTTAGGTGATGACCGGAGATGATTTTGGTTATCACGACTGGGCTGGGGTCTGTGCTCCCAGCATCCTGTGGGTGAagcccagggatgctgctgaatgTCCTTGCACGTGCAGGACGGGCCCATCCCAACCCCACGCCTGGCAGAGAATTCTTTGTTCCACATGGTGGTGGTGCCAGGGTTGAAGAATGCTGACGTTTGGGGCCGGAAGGTGTTTGGGGCTGCATGGTTGTAAGGAAGAGATACCGTGTCTGGCTGATTTCTGTGGAATGGAACTTGCTGAAAGAGTGACTTAGAGCGTGGAAGGGAGGGCAGGGGTCACAGCGTCTGGAAAGCTGGGACTCAGGCCAGGTGGCTGCTGCCCTATATCCCCTGCTGTGGCTGGACGAGCCCATGCGCCACACCCTGTCTGGGCTGGATGCCAACCTGCTCTGCCATCCTTGAATCCCAGTGTCCCTGGGTCACCGGGCAGTGGAGTGGCCAAGCCTCGGGTGATGGGCCCTGCCATTCGGCCACCCAGGACAGGAGAGAGAGCTACCCCAGCTCTGGCCTCTGTAGTGGGCAGTGGGGACTTGGCTCCCACCAAGATGCACTCGGGTGAGCTCCCCCAGATCAGGAAGGGGGTTCAGACGCTGTGCAGCCACAAGAGTGACACACGTAGGAACATCAGAGACAGATTCAGGTAAAGGTGGAGACACTGCCCTGCTGTCGTCTGCGGTGACAGCTGTGTGTGTGCTGGGCCCGCCCCTCCAGGCTTTTCCAGCGCACACTCCCAGCATCCGGTGGAGACTCTGGTAATTTACTTTTTCACCTCTGGGACTTGTGACCCGCTTTTGGTGTGTGCCAGTGTTTCGACAGCCCCACAGTCTGTCCTCGCAGGGCTGTGGTGTCACAGGCCTCTCTTTCCAGGTGCTACAGCTCGAGAGGGCAGCGCCACAGTCCCTGGATGGCGTGGACTGAGGCCAGGTCCTTCCTGGAGGCCTCCTCTCCTCGGGGACCCCAGCGCCTCGTCACCAGCATTGCTGGAGCCAAGGGTACGAGCCCAGAACGGCACGGCACATCAGCCGAGAAGGAGGGAACTTTTCAGTCAAATTCATCAAAAAGAGGCTGGAATAAAGCCTGGGCTTAAAAAGAGGCTGGAATCCAATGCATGTGGTTTTGACCTCCCGCCAGCGCGCACTTCCCGGCGAACTCTGGCACTCTCTGACGGAAGCTGCCTGGGTAGGACAGGTCCAACCGCCGCCCTGTGTGGCATCTTTGCTGCAAGAACAAGAATGGTGGCTCCCGGGCAGGGAGGGGTATCATGAGCAGAAAATGAAGGAGAGAAGACTTCCTCTCCCACCCATATACACCTTCCTGTCCTGGGTTCCAGAAGGTTCTGGGGAGATGGTCCCCGCAGAGCTCTCTTCTTGGGAGTCTGGGGACTAGTCGGCCTTACTCCTGTCCTGTGGGAGAACCACCCCATCTGGGCAtggggcaggggcggggcagggggcggggcccTGTGCGTCCCCCTTCCTGTTCGTCTTCCTGCCATTCTGGGCACCTTTGTCTTTTTATGGCATGGGGTGAGGAGCGGCGCTTCCACCCTCTCCAGAGCTCCCCTTGGTCCTGGAACCCTCTCTCCAGGGTAGCCCCAGGgagtctcagcctcccatccTTGCAGGGTGAAGGTGAGATGAAGATGGGTGCACAGGCCAGAGCCTCCAGGAGGGTGGAGTGGGTTTGGGGTGTGTGCTGCCCACCGGGTGTCCGTCCTCTCTCTCCCCCATGCCCGGCCCCTCTGCCTGGAGCACTCCTGCTTCCCAGCCTCACCTAGAGCCCCACACCAAACCCAGGGCCCAGGCTGGGACACAGACCACAGCCGAGGGTGAATTTCCCAGGAAGCCACTGGGGGCCCTGGGCTGGGGTACaggaagtgatcctcccaccatgccGCCTCTGCGGGTCTGCGCGGCCTTTCTTCCCCTGTCCCCGCTCGGAGGCGGGTCTGCGCGGTCTTTCTTCCCCCGTCCCCGCTCTGTCTCCTCTCACTGTCCAGCTTTCCCTAAGCCGGGCTGTAGATTTCCCTCTGTCCCTGGGCCACCAGGGAGCCTTCCAACTGTGATGTGCCCGGTACCGAGGTGGCCCCCAGCAGACCCTGTCCCTCCCAGTGTGCTGCCACTGGGGACGACGCCCAGGGGGTGGCTGCCCGAGGCCTCCTTGGTCCATCCTCGTCTCACCGTCTCTAGGTCATAGCAGTACTAAGTGGCGTGGTAGCAGAAAGTGGGGGGCACTCGGCAGGTGCTGTCGGGATAGCAGAAAGTGGGGGGCACTCAGCAAGTGCTGTTTGTATAGTAGAGAGAAGGGAGCACTTGGCAGGTGCTGTCTGGATAGTAGAGAGTGGGGGGCACTCAGCAGGTGCTGTTCGGATAGAGAGTGGGGGCACTCGGCAGGTGCCGTTGGGATAGTAGAAAGTGGGGGGCACTCAGTAGGTGCTGTCTGGATAGTAGAGTGGGGGGCACTCGGCAGGTGTCAGGATAGCAGAAAGTGGGGGGCATTCAGCGGGTGCTGTCGGGATAGTAGAAAGTGGGGGGCACTCAGCAGGTGCTGTTTGTATAGTAGAGAGTGGGGAGCACTTGGCAGGTGCTGTCTGGATAGCAGAGAGTGAGGAGTACTTGGCACGTGCTGTCTGGATAGCGAGGATAGCCGGGGGTGGGCACTCGGCAGGTGCTGTCTAGGAATGCTAGACAGGCAAGGGAAGaacacctcaagtgagcatgcgcacaactccagtaaacacactgcgcatgctccCCTCCCAAGCGCCCGCAGCCGCTGTGCATATGGATAGCCCTCCCCAAGGGAGGAATCCGGGAACCGTAATGCCAGACCCCGGAAGCTTGCCGACCCCATGTCAAAAGGTCAAACCACGCACCTGACTCTCAAGTAGCCTGCTGGGCCCTCTTCCAAatttactttccttcctttcgttcctgctctaaagctttttaataaacgtCCACTCCCGCTCTAAAACTCGCCTCAGTCCCATGCCCCTCAGTGCAATTCTGTCTTCTGAGGAGACGAGAATTGAGGCCGCCGCAGACCCCTATGGATTCGCCACCGGTAACAGGAGGTGAAACCAAGAAGAGGTATGGCAGGCACGGTGTTTTCTCCTTTACTCTCCCACCGTAACAGTCATCGACACAAGATTTCTGTGACCAAACATGGGTTTTATTTCCCCCTCACACTAAGCAGTGGACGCCAGCTGGGTATCCTCTAATTCAGTTCTGACACCATCTACCCAGAGAAAGCATCACGTCCCACACATTGAGAGCTCTGTTCCCAAGACTGCACACCCCGCcaccgccacacacacacacacacaagacagtCACAAGTCCGGGCCTCCAGAACCTCTGACCTAccagcttcaagttggggttcccatgaccccctcattaagctcacagaactcagggaaatgcTTGTGTTTAGCAGTGTAtataaaggatattgcaaagaCTATAGATGAAGAGCCACATACGGTGAGGCACAGGGGGAGGGGTgcggagcttccatgccctccccagGCGCCACCCTCTGGGACCCTCCCCGCATTCAGCTACCCAGAAAAGCTCTCTGAACCCAGTcctcttgggttttcttttttgttttttttttttgtttttgagacagagtgtcgctctgttgcccaggctggagtgcaatggaacgatctcggctcactgcaacctctgcctcctgggttcaagcaattctcctgcctcagcctccctagtagctgagactacaagcacgtgccaccacgcctggccaattttttgtatttttggtaaagacggggtttcactgtgttagccaggatggtctggatctcctgacctcgtgatccgcccacctcagccttccaaagtgctgggattacaaacgtgagccaccattccccgGCCCCTCTTGGGTTCTCATGGAAGCTTCGTGCCATCACCATTCCTTCCCCCAGGGCATGGGGTAGGTAGGGATTACTGTCTCATGGGAGGGTCTCAAGACCCACAGTCAACAAGGCAAGGGACCATCAGAGTAGAAGGAGAGCAGGAAGACACCAGAGGCTGCCCCTGAGGCTTAAAACATTCAATAGTctattaggttgctgcaaaagtaattacaaTAATTTTTGCACCAAACTAGTAACAAAAGACTCACCAAGTCTGTGGAAGTTATCAGCTAGGAACCATGGACAAAAAATATCACAACACCAAAACAGTGTAAAGTGCTATGTATACACAAGTTATTCAGTGCAGTGGAGTCCCATCTCACAGCGGCTGGGCTTCCAAAAATTAGCttaccatcatgcctagctaatttttgtatttttagtagagacagggtttcaccatgttggccaggctggtctcgaactcctgacctcaggtgatctgcccacctcagcttcccaaagtgctgggattacaggcgtgagcccccacgccccgCCCATTCAAAATCTTAAATCCACAGAGGTCACTCTCTAATTGCTCCACTTACACTCAAATACATTTTGATGACAGCATGCATTATGCTGTAagtattttacagaaaatgtaaatttttttagttACCATAAACTCtcctaaaaaattatttcaaaatacattttctcttaagACATTTCAAAATTTGACATTTCTTAATACAGTGCTTACCATATACAACCCACTGGTATTAATGCTTTTACTATTCAAACTAATGTTATAGTAACCACACTGTGTTAGGACTTAATAACATCTACCTTTTACAAATAAATCCAGACAGTGCTAACTGACCGATTGAATCTTCTGACCTGCAGACAGTGCACGCCTCTTGTCCCAATTAAGTGATCCAAGTGTATTCATGGCTATAAATGACCTCAAACACTCCAGTGAAAAGTCATTTCTCACCACATTAGAAAATTCCAAACCTCAAATCAGAACCTGCAAAGTGCTATGTGGAGCGATGTGGGGTGGGGAAAACAGTGAGAAAGGTGTAGCCGTAAGACAGGCAAAGAAGGGCTGTGATCAATGCATAGTTAGGGATGAACAAAAAGAGACGGCAGAGAGCTGGAgattattagaaaacaaaacaagcgAATTCCTCTTCATAAGTTCAGAGAAGGCCAGTTGTGTAGCCTGGGAGCAGATGTCCTCTCTCCACATGCAAAATTAATACCATTTCTTCACCATGGATGTTTTCAGTCTCTAACTTGAAAACACAAACTTGCTTCAACAGAATTATTTACttctaattataaaaaatgttattcaCCCTAGCACtatatttgtttacttcttttaCATATCAAAATAACCCAATAACTTACGAAGCATCCCCAGTGTTTACCTGAACAAACTGCCCGATAATGTAAATAAACCCAACGATAtcaattataaaaagtaaaagaacaataactaaagaaaaattgGCTTAAATTGAGttctttaaatgaaataactaaataaaatgtacgagttatataaaatattacttaataCACTCATTGTGAAATTGCTCACATCTGAAAATGATTTGAGGAGCATCACTAAGGTTTATGTAAATTCTTCTTCTCATCCCTGGGCAGGGCATGGAAATAATGCTGCATGAACAATGGGATAGGAACATTTGATGTGAGGTCCAGCATGAACAAGAGGCAAGTAAAAACAGAGGGTTTGCATGAGGAGATTCTGAACCAGGAGCCAgaatattttacagaaatgaattcaatacagaggaaagaacagagatTTCTTTCAATATCTTTGAGGTTTATAGTTTTCTATAGTAAATAATCATGTTTATTAAAATCATCTGTTTTATCCAATCCTGCTGTTTTCTTTGTTGTCTGTACCTTCAAACTAGGTAGACACCAACACTCATACAAACACAATTACTTGCTCCATAATTCTCTTAAACCTAAAGTTCATCTTTattgtgtttgctttgttttttttgttgttgttgttttttttgagacaagggcaTGCTTTgctgctctggctggagtgcagtggcatgatcatagctcactgcggccttgatctcccaggctcacatggtccttccacctcagccttctgagtagctgggactgaaagTGTGcagcaccactcccagctaattttttaaaaatctatagtagagacaaggtctcactatgttgcccagactgttcccAAACTtttcagctcaagtgatcctcttaccttggcctcacaaaatgctgggattacagatgtgaatccCCATGCTCAGCGTAGTTTATCTTTACagtaatatatttgtatatttaactCCATGTGAATCAAAACTaaaactctgtgtgtgttttgtcaGGGCAGAATAGTTGTACATCCAacaaaaaatataggaaaaaaattaaaatactcagaaatgtatgtattttatttaaactccTGTATAATCTTTATTATAGGAATAATGACTCTGTAGttacaaaaaaagtataaaaaactaTGGGAACAATATTCTTCAAATTACTTGCAGTCCAAAAGTCACTGGGAATAGAGATCACCAGAGATGCTATTCCACTATGCCACCCAATAGCATATTGTTACCATCTGTTATCAACACCCTTGAGTAAGACGGAATTGGTTTTTGGTaggataaaactttatttcatgaACTTAACACATTTAACACaattgtatttaattaaaaacaagttCACACAGAAccttataaaacattaaaaaatttatggTATATTACCTTCATGAAATACTGGTAAAACCAAtgatttataaaattcaaaatggtTCCCTCTTCCTATAATGCAGAAGAATCTTCCTACCTCATGAACCACTTACAAGTATGTAAGACAACCACAAAGAGCCTCTTGATCAAGATGTTATTCATGCATCTTACATTTCAGAGCCTTTCGCCTTTCATGGACAAGTGTATCAGTGATGCACACCTGATGTAAaggaatttctcatttttctgatgCAACAATAAGAATTGACCATGTGTTTTCACATCAGAACTAGAAATGAAGACATAGCATCAATTGAGAGTTGAATTACATCAATATTCACTTTTCAAAATACTTAACATCTTTCAATGCAAAAAAGTACATTTAGAATGTAATTATAACTACTAAAAATCAATctcatcctcctttttttttggagacagagtctagctctgtcactcaggctggagtgcagtggtacgatcttggctcactgcaccttccacctcccaggctcaagcagttctcccgcctcagcctctggagtagctggaattacaggtgcgcacacCCAGCTAATGAATGATCTGTTTTAAGTCTAAATGAGTCTGTAGACTCAACGCTCTGATTCAGCATCTTTTCTGAATGTGTCCGTGCCCTATTCCTTTCTCTCTTGAATCCTCCAGTGTTTCCGTAGActtgattttgcttattttttccatttactgCATTTGTAAAATATCTTTTAGTATGAACTCTGGTGTTTTCTAAGCTACAGTTTCTGAACAAATGTTATTCCACATTTATGACATTTGTAGGATTTCTCTACAATACAAATTCTCTGAATTTGAATAAAGTTTAAGCAGCTGATGCAAGGCTTCCGTCTAgtataaaacatatttctaattttttttccagaagaaataCTCTTTAGTCCTCTGGAAACTTATATTTCATGAAAGGTCTTTCAACAGTCATTACATTTATAGTAACTTTATTAAGTCTGAACTCTGATGTAAAGTAAGATGCAAGCAGATACTAACagctttgcctatttttatatttactttttttctcaagTATGAATGCTTTCATGTACAGTCGGGTGTGAGAACTGGgtgaaggctttgccacattcttcacacttgtagagtttctctccagtgtgaattctcttaTGTACAATAAGGTTTGAGGACTGGGTAAAGTTCTTTCTAcgttcttcacatttgtagggtttctctccagtgtggattTTCTTATGTTTGGTAATATCTGAGAACCACATAAAGACTCGGCCACATTCTTcgcatttgtagggtttctctccggtatgaattctcttatgtacAATAAGGTTTGAGGACTGGGTAAAGTTCTTTCCACATTcgtcacatttgtagggtttctctccagtatgggTTTTCTTATGCTTAGTGAGGTCTGATAACTGCTTAAAGAtgttgccacattcttcacacgTGTAGGGTTTTTCTTCAGAATGAGTTCTCTTGTGATTAGAAAGGCTTGAGCAAGTTCTGAAGACTTTCCCACATTCTTCACACTGGTAGGGTTTCTCTCCGGTATGAATCCTCCTGTGTTCACTGAGGTGTGAGGACTGCATataggctttcccacattcttcacatttgtagggtttctcaccagtgtgaatcctcttatgtttagtaaggtCTGAGCACCATTCGAAGATGCTGTCACATTCCTCACATTTGAAAGGTTTCCCTCCAATCTCACATCTCTGATGTTTGGAAAGACTTGGACTTGTGCAGTTTTTCACATTTGGAGAGCTTCTCTCCAGCAAGAATCATCTGATGATTAGAAAGCCttgagcaagagagaaagacatTGTCGCACTCTTCACATTTGTGGAATTTTTCCACAGCACCGTGTTCCTTACGACCAGTAAGGTGGGACAGCTGTTTAAAGGCTTTGCcaaattcttcacatttgtaatgTTCCCCTGCGGTGTAAATTCTGTTTTTAGGAAGGACTGAGCAAGTTTTAAAAACCTTGTCACATTCTtgacatttgtaaggtttctctatAGTGCAAATGTTCTCACGTTCAGTAAAGTGTGAGCATTGGTTAAAGGTTTTgtcacattctttacattttgtggaatttttttccagTGTGAATTTCTGATGTTCAGTTAagaatgagaacatttgaaaGGATTTACCACATTCTTTGCATTTGAAAGGCTTCTGTCCAGCATGAATTATATTATATCTATTTAAATTTGaagaattgttaaatatttaacacatttattaCATCGAAAGATTTTGCTATGGGTAGTTGATGAACATTGCTTAAGTCTATTGTAATCTTCTTTCTGCAATTTACACTCATCTATATTACCCCAGTCTTTCCTCCAGTGGAAATTGTCAAGGCCAcaatttccacatcctctccatatTGATTTTGGGAATGCATCTTGTATGCCCTGCTCTGGCAAAAAGTCTTGGGTGATATGAGAAGACatagctgaaaaaaataaataaatttacctaCTTACTAGACACAGATGAATACACTTTATTAAtctaatctataaaataatactGAGTACATTAGCAAAACGGCATTAAAAATACCACAGGCcctacttttctttataaacatgtaaatgtaaacatgtattatctgaaaaacataaaattataaaatgataatattataACTGTGTTACAGTTGGGCATTGGGGAATATAGAGTTTCAATGACCAACCTCAGTTcacactaaaagaaaataacattttgaagtaaaataactAGATTATCTTATATTTAGGCAGATGCTTAGTGTTCAGAGAAAATTACTGAGTATGCATTTCTGCAGACTCCCATTTGAAACCTCTGTAGgaattgaaatcagaaagtggAACACACAACATCTGTTTACGGGACTTCTGGGATTTCTGAACCAAACACCATCACCAGTTCTCTCGCATATCTCAGACACAATGCGAAAAGGGAAGTTAGAAAACATGTCGCATAGAGTTCCTCAAACATAGGCAGGTGCAAGCACGTTCCCAAAAGCAGTGGCACAGCAAGCAGTGAGAACCACACAGGCCCTTACTCGCCAGGAGGAGGACTCTGATTTTCACTGTGACCCTTATACAGGAAAATCACTAAACAGGAAGCAGAGTCTGTAGAAGGTTTAAGAGAATGAGACAGAAGATGCTCCTGGGGGCAGCAAGAGAAAGACCCCCGGGCTCTCAGAACCGCCCCTGCCCTCTTTACCTGCTTGGCGGTGCCTCTTGCAGTTGGTTCCTCGGAGCATCCACCTGGGCAGGGCCCAcgtcctccccctccccatgccaGCCTGAAGGCCCCCGGGCAGCCTGggtttctccttttcctctggaTCTCCAGGGACTGCGCGGTCCCTGGGGTCCGCTGGCggggaatgaatgagtgaatgaatgaatgaggaaccGGGTGGCCATCTGGGTCTCAGTATCTGtctgggggcggggtggggggcgtCCCCTGATGGACCCGGCTCATCAGAGTCACTCCTGGGGGCTTCCCTTGGGGTTGGCACAAGGCAGGACCCCCCATCTCAGGGCTGCTTCCGTGGGGAGGGTCCCCGAGAAGCGGAGCGTGGGCTGGTTTTTAGGGGGTAACCCACGAAGGCTCCGCCTGTTCGCCCGCCCCCCGGCCGTTCTGGGAACCCCTGGGCACCACCCTGGAGCCCCGGCCTGCAGCCTCCTCGGGGCCTCGTCTCCCTCCTCCCGGGGAAGCTGCGGGGCAGGCACCCGGCAGACCGCGGGACCtgactccctcccctcccctcacggAGGGGTCGCGGCTCTGGGGGCTCCTGGGGCCCCTGTCGGACCCTCAGCTCTGTGGCCGGGGAGAGGAGCTTTCGGGGCCACAGTCTCAGGGCGGCACAGACGGGGCGGTTCCAAGGCTTCAGCCACAGACGGTGGTTTCCTCTGTTCTGGGGGTGGAGGCCTGAGGTCAGGGAGTCTCAGGGTTTGGTTCCTTCCCAGGCCCCTCCAGGGCTGGGGGCGGGTGTCTCCTTCCCACCCTGGGCCGCCCTCTGTGGGTCTGTGTCTCCTCTCCCCATGGGGACCCCAGTGCGTGGGGATCAGGCCCACCCCGAGGACTTCACTGAAACTGAATGACCTGTTCAATGGCCCCACCTTCAAATCAGGCCCCATCCTGAGGGACTGGGGACCAGGCCTTCCACGCAGGGTAGGGCACACGCTTTAGCCTGTCACACAGGATTCCCTGGGCCCCTAAGCACTGCAGCCGGGGTGGGCTGGAACTGGGTGTGACAGAGAAGGGGATTGTACCTGTTGATATTGGCACAATATCAAGGCACTTCTTGATATTGActttaactcatttcatcctcaagGCAGCTGCGTGTTTTTCGTGTCACAGGCACAGAGGGGTTAAGTATGAATCACTTGCCCGGAATGGCACAGCTGGCAGTGCAGGGATCAGACTAGCCAAGGAGAAGGAACTAAGTCAGGGGTCTTGACCTCGGCCTAAGAACCACAAGTGAGACACCGGGAGAACTGCCGAGGTCTGAACCCGCCTGGAGAACCGTCCTGGGGGGGAGTGAGTTGGGGGTACTCAAGGGTGTGAGCTTTCCTTCTGAGGCGATGAAACGTTCTGTAACTGGTGATGGGTGCACAGcactgtgaatacactaaaagcaTTGAATTGTATGCCTTAAGTGGGCAAATTGTGTGGCATATAAATTgtatctcaacaaagctgttacCAGAAAAAGAAGAGGTATCAGAGAGGTTGGGGAGCGGTGAAGCCATGTTGTGCTGATAGACCGAGACTTCTGGTGAGATCGAAGCATTGGAGAAAGAGAGCTAGGAAGAGGATGGTGGCTGGAAGCGGGGTGCATGGGACAGAGCCCGGTGGGGTGCCCTGCTGAGAACACGGTCACAGATATCACCACAGGGGTGAGGAGTGGGGAAGGTTCATTTACTTGTGTGCGGAAATCACTGAGAATTAACCTAGAAATTGTGTTGGAAAAAGTAGTCACGAGCCAGAAGctaaaatcaagaagaaattggGAAGAGATTGGCAAGGCATACCAGCCTGCACATAACGGAAACAGAGATGGAGGCTCTGGAGAAGACGGAGTGGGATAGGCTGGTGGTGACGGGAAGACATTATCCAACTTCTGAGACCAGTTCCCAAACTGAACGCTTGGA
The genomic region above belongs to Papio anubis isolate 15944 chromosome 12, Panubis1.0, whole genome shotgun sequence and contains:
- the LOC101015770 gene encoding zinc finger protein 195-like — protein: MQSSHLSEHRRIHTGEKPYQCEECGKVFRTCSSLSNHKRTHSEEKPYTCEECGNIFKQLSDLTKHKKTHTGEKPYKCDECGKNFTQSSNLIVHKRIHTGEKPYKCEECGRVFMWFSDITKHKKIHTGEKPYKCEERRKNFTQSSNLIVHKRIHTGEKLYKCEECGKAFTQFSHPTVHESIHT